One window from the genome of Leuconostoc suionicum encodes:
- the parE gene encoding DNA topoisomerase IV subunit B, producing MPEKNHYDSDSIKILEGLEAVRKRPGMYIGSTDGRGLHHLVYEIVDNAVDEALGGYGNEIRVTIHDNNAITVQDFGRGMPIGMHESGKPTPEVILTVLHAGGKFGQGGYATSGGLHGVGSSVVNALSESLTVTIVREGHKWQEEFVNGGNPVGTLRDLGKTKEPTGTTVTFKPDATIFSATVYKFDILAERLRESSFLMSGVKFTLTDERVDPIRVEEYHYEKGLEAFVGFLNEDKETIGPVMTFEGEQEGIVVDVAAQYNDGYSETLLSFVNNVRTQDGGTHEVGFRTAWTKAFNEYARKVNLLKDKDKNLEGTDVREGLSAVISLRVPEQFLQFEGQTKDKLGTPEARGIVDSVVNETLGRFLMENGDFGQNLIRKALRAREAREAARRARDESRTGKTKGAKDRLLSGKLAPAQSKNADKNELFLVEGDSAGGSAKQGRDRKFQAILPLRGKVLNTEKAKLVDILKNEEISTLIYAIGGGVGTDFKVEDASFNKIIIMTDADDDGAHIQTLLLTFFYKYMQPLIEAGRVYIALPPLYRVKYSSKKMEDQFAWTNDELESITSQSDARYELTRFKGLGEMNAPLLWETTMDPESRTLIRVKIDDAVLAEKRVTTLMGDKVDPRREWIEANVHFTLDEAGSILDTVDGDDTKSSDVFEKARNHETGTKFKEQKNVPVIKTWQNGDD from the coding sequence ATGCCAGAAAAAAATCATTATGATTCAGATTCAATAAAAATTTTAGAAGGGCTTGAGGCCGTTCGTAAACGCCCAGGAATGTATATCGGTTCAACAGATGGCCGTGGCTTGCACCACTTAGTCTATGAAATCGTTGACAATGCTGTCGATGAAGCGCTTGGTGGCTATGGAAATGAAATTCGCGTTACGATACATGATAATAACGCCATCACCGTACAAGACTTTGGTCGCGGGATGCCAATTGGCATGCATGAGTCTGGTAAACCTACACCAGAAGTTATTTTAACAGTTTTACATGCCGGCGGAAAGTTTGGGCAAGGTGGCTATGCGACTTCAGGTGGGTTACACGGTGTTGGTTCTTCTGTTGTTAATGCATTGTCGGAGAGTTTAACGGTAACCATTGTTCGTGAAGGTCACAAGTGGCAAGAGGAATTCGTGAATGGTGGTAATCCAGTTGGTACTTTACGAGATTTAGGTAAAACTAAGGAACCAACAGGGACAACGGTTACTTTCAAGCCAGATGCGACAATTTTTAGTGCTACAGTGTATAAATTTGATATTTTAGCAGAACGTTTGCGTGAATCGTCATTCTTGATGAGTGGTGTTAAATTTACGCTAACCGACGAAAGAGTTGATCCAATTCGTGTTGAAGAATATCATTATGAAAAAGGTCTTGAAGCGTTTGTTGGTTTTCTGAACGAAGACAAAGAAACTATCGGACCAGTTATGACCTTTGAGGGTGAACAAGAGGGTATTGTTGTTGATGTTGCAGCGCAGTACAATGATGGTTACTCTGAAACACTTCTTTCATTTGTTAACAATGTCCGTACACAGGATGGTGGAACCCACGAAGTTGGTTTTCGAACTGCGTGGACAAAGGCTTTTAATGAATATGCACGAAAAGTTAACTTACTAAAAGATAAAGATAAAAACTTAGAAGGCACGGATGTCCGTGAAGGATTATCAGCTGTTATTTCATTGCGTGTTCCAGAACAGTTTTTGCAGTTTGAGGGACAGACCAAAGATAAACTTGGAACGCCAGAGGCACGTGGTATTGTTGACTCCGTTGTTAATGAAACTCTTGGACGCTTCTTAATGGAAAACGGGGACTTCGGACAAAACTTAATCCGTAAGGCACTTCGCGCGCGCGAAGCTCGAGAAGCCGCTCGTCGCGCCCGTGATGAAAGTCGCACTGGTAAAACTAAGGGTGCGAAAGATCGCCTGCTTTCCGGGAAGTTAGCACCTGCCCAGTCTAAAAATGCTGATAAAAATGAGCTCTTTCTAGTCGAGGGTGATTCAGCTGGGGGCTCTGCAAAGCAAGGACGTGACCGTAAATTCCAAGCCATTTTGCCACTACGTGGAAAAGTGCTAAACACTGAAAAAGCTAAGTTAGTAGATATTTTAAAAAATGAAGAAATATCAACATTAATTTATGCTATTGGTGGCGGTGTTGGAACTGATTTTAAAGTTGAAGATGCTTCATTTAACAAAATTATCATTATGACAGATGCCGATGATGATGGCGCGCACATTCAAACCTTACTACTAACATTCTTTTATAAGTATATGCAGCCATTAATTGAAGCTGGGCGTGTCTACATCGCCTTACCACCATTATACCGCGTCAAGTACTCTTCCAAGAAAATGGAAGACCAATTTGCTTGGACTAATGATGAGTTAGAATCGATTACGAGTCAGAGTGATGCGCGTTATGAATTAACACGTTTCAAGGGACTTGGTGAGATGAATGCACCGTTATTATGGGAAACAACAATGGACCCTGAATCAAGAACACTAATACGTGTTAAAATTGATGACGCTGTTTTAGCTGAAAAACGTGTTACTACGTTGATGGGTGATAAAGTTGATCCGCGACGTGAATGGATTGAAGCCAATGTTCACTTTACATTGGATGAAGCTGGGTCAATTCTAGACACAGTTGATGGAGATGACACCAAGTCTAGTGATGTTTTTGAAAAAGCGCGCAATCATGAAACTGGTACAAAATTTAAAGAGCAAAAAAATGTCCCAGTCATTAAGACTTGGCAGAATGGTGATGATTGA
- the dtd gene encoding D-aminoacyl-tRNA deacylase has translation MKVVLQRVSKASVKIDDQVKGAINKGYLLLVGVADGDEQADIDYLVRKIHNLRIFEDESGRMNRSIEDVSGAILSISQFTLFADTKKGNRPSFTKAGAPELATVMYDQFNAALRKSGLQVETGEFGADMQVSLTNDGPVTILFDTKSAQ, from the coding sequence ATGAAAGTTGTGTTGCAACGCGTAAGCAAAGCTAGTGTTAAAATTGATGACCAAGTAAAAGGAGCAATTAACAAAGGATATTTATTGTTAGTTGGCGTTGCTGATGGTGACGAGCAAGCAGATATAGATTATTTAGTTCGGAAAATACATAATTTACGAATTTTTGAAGATGAAAGTGGCCGTATGAATCGTAGTATTGAAGACGTTTCGGGTGCTATTTTATCTATCTCACAGTTTACGTTGTTTGCTGATACTAAAAAAGGAAATCGTCCAAGTTTTACCAAAGCAGGGGCACCAGAATTGGCGACTGTTATGTATGACCAATTCAATGCGGCATTAAGGAAAAGTGGATTACAGGTTGAAACTGGAGAGTTTGGAGCGGATATGCAAGTTAGCTTAACAAACGATGGACCGGTGACAATTTTATTCGACACAAAAAGCGCTCAATGA
- the parC gene encoding DNA topoisomerase IV subunit A, giving the protein MADRITELSLEAVMGERFGRYSKYIIQERALPDIRDGLKPVQRRILFAMDQDGNTYDHPYRKSAKSVGNVMGNFHPHGDSSIYEAMVRLSQDWKVREPLIDMNGNNGSVDNDPAAAMRYTEARLSKIAGEMMADLGQETVDMVLNFDDTTYEPTVLPSRIPSLFINGATGISAGYATEIPPHNLKEINAALIYLLDHPAATLSQLMRYVKGPDFPTGGIVQGLDGIKKAYKTGRGKIVVRAKTEISDLRAGKKKIEITELPYEVVKSNLVSKIDAIRLNKEVTGISEVRDESDREGMSIVIELSKEANANGILTYLFKKTDLQISYNFNMVAIHDQRPVHVGLKAGLEAFLSFRKEVVLKRSAYELAKAQARQHIVEGLIRMLSILDEVVATIRASKNRKDATQNLINRFEFTQAQAEAIVTLQLYRLTNTDVTQLEEEFSQLNDKINRLNQIIHEDSALKDVIREEIKAITKAYSSPRRSVIEAEVENLVIDTAVTIAEEDVQVLVSRNGYYKRASLRSFKASDNENGLAEDDLVVFQGTLNTTNHLFMFTNKGNVIYRPVHELPDTKWKDTGEHFSQQLSNWDKDEVVIKAIAVDNLEQGGAFTIVSNDGFIKQTTLVDIVPKAYKKKSSMAIKLKKDMSYVVNVAYFQKVERQNVLLLSHNGVGLRYAIKEVPEIGSRTAGVKAMDLRDDDTIKAALFITDDKQSVAIVAENGAFKYMPVSLINHSKRANKGVLIFTQKKTVAYKVATATIFDSNVKALSILTKRYQIQELQLSDYHESQRIGNGQYVVDIDKNGEPWIIKPLTISETK; this is encoded by the coding sequence ATGGCAGATCGTATAACCGAACTCTCACTTGAAGCAGTGATGGGGGAGCGCTTTGGGCGCTATTCAAAATATATAATTCAAGAACGTGCTTTGCCAGACATTCGAGACGGATTGAAGCCAGTGCAACGGCGTATTTTGTTTGCAATGGATCAGGATGGAAACACCTATGATCATCCATATCGTAAATCAGCAAAATCTGTTGGTAACGTAATGGGTAATTTTCATCCACACGGTGATTCATCAATTTATGAAGCCATGGTGCGTTTATCGCAGGATTGGAAAGTTCGTGAGCCGCTGATAGACATGAACGGTAATAATGGTTCAGTGGACAATGATCCGGCTGCAGCAATGCGTTATACTGAAGCGCGGTTGTCTAAAATTGCTGGTGAAATGATGGCTGATTTGGGTCAAGAAACTGTGGATATGGTTTTGAACTTTGATGACACAACTTATGAGCCAACAGTTTTACCTTCCCGTATCCCTAGTCTTTTTATTAACGGCGCAACTGGTATTTCGGCGGGATATGCAACAGAAATTCCGCCCCATAATTTGAAAGAAATCAATGCCGCATTAATCTACTTACTTGATCATCCAGCCGCTACTTTATCGCAATTAATGCGCTATGTAAAAGGCCCTGATTTTCCGACTGGTGGTATTGTTCAGGGACTTGATGGTATAAAAAAAGCGTACAAAACTGGACGTGGTAAAATCGTTGTTCGTGCTAAGACAGAAATATCTGATCTTCGCGCTGGCAAGAAGAAAATTGAAATCACTGAGCTGCCTTATGAGGTTGTTAAGTCAAATTTGGTATCAAAAATTGATGCCATCCGATTAAATAAAGAAGTAACCGGCATTTCAGAAGTCCGCGATGAATCTGATCGCGAGGGAATGTCTATTGTTATTGAATTATCTAAAGAAGCAAATGCCAATGGTATTTTGACTTATTTGTTCAAAAAAACTGATTTGCAGATATCTTATAACTTCAATATGGTTGCTATTCATGATCAGCGACCAGTACACGTTGGCTTGAAGGCTGGTTTAGAAGCTTTCCTTTCGTTCCGAAAAGAGGTTGTATTAAAGCGATCAGCGTATGAATTGGCCAAAGCCCAAGCACGGCAACATATTGTTGAAGGCTTAATCCGTATGCTTTCTATATTGGATGAAGTGGTTGCTACCATTCGAGCGTCTAAGAATCGTAAAGACGCTACACAAAACTTAATTAATCGTTTTGAGTTTACCCAAGCGCAAGCTGAAGCCATTGTCACGTTGCAATTATATCGATTGACTAACACAGATGTGACGCAATTAGAAGAAGAATTTTCCCAATTGAATGATAAAATTAACCGTTTGAACCAAATTATTCACGAAGATTCAGCGTTGAAAGATGTTATTCGCGAAGAAATTAAGGCAATTACTAAGGCTTATTCTTCACCACGTCGCAGTGTCATTGAAGCAGAAGTTGAGAATTTGGTAATTGATACAGCAGTAACGATTGCTGAAGAAGATGTTCAAGTGCTAGTGTCACGTAATGGTTATTATAAGCGTGCATCTCTACGTTCTTTTAAAGCTTCGGATAATGAAAATGGTCTGGCAGAAGATGATTTAGTTGTTTTCCAAGGAACCTTAAATACGACAAATCATTTGTTTATGTTTACCAACAAGGGGAATGTGATTTATCGACCGGTTCATGAATTACCTGACACAAAATGGAAAGATACAGGGGAACATTTTTCACAGCAACTATCGAACTGGGATAAAGACGAAGTTGTGATTAAAGCTATTGCTGTTGATAATCTCGAACAAGGTGGTGCATTTACAATAGTTTCAAATGACGGCTTTATTAAGCAAACTACTTTAGTAGATATAGTTCCCAAAGCTTATAAAAAGAAATCTTCGATGGCTATTAAGCTTAAAAAAGATATGAGCTACGTTGTTAATGTTGCGTATTTCCAAAAAGTTGAGCGCCAAAATGTGCTCTTGTTGTCCCATAACGGTGTTGGTTTACGATACGCGATAAAAGAGGTGCCAGAAATTGGTTCCCGTACTGCCGGAGTCAAGGCAATGGATTTACGCGATGATGATACGATTAAAGCTGCCTTGTTTATTACCGATGATAAACAAAGTGTCGCTATTGTTGCTGAAAATGGCGCATTTAAGTATATGCCAGTATCGTTAATCAACCACTCAAAACGTGCTAATAAAGGTGTTCTCATTTTCACACAAAAGAAAACTGTAGCTTATAAAGTTGCCACAGCGACAATATTTGATAGCAATGTGAAAGCACTTTCTATTTTGACCAAGCGTTATCAAATTCAAGAATTGCAATTAAGTGATTATCATGAGTCACAACGTATTGGCAATGGACAATACGTCGTTGACATCGATAAAAATGGCGAACCGTGGATTATAAAACCGCTAACAATTTCTGAGACAAAATGA
- a CDS encoding manganese-dependent inorganic pyrophosphatase, translating to MAKTLVFGHKNPDTDTIASAIAASYLLNQQGQDTEAVAQGEPNAETQFALDYFKVKPLRVISEADTKTVVLVDHNEAAQSVDNLADVTVENIYDHHKFAFTNSTPLYITAKPWGSVATILYYEFKQANIVIPAEIAGLLASAIISDTLLLKSPTTTSYDQPALEALAKIAGLEDYAAYGLDLLKAGTDLSSRTDKELIDGDAKSFEMGGHQFRIGQVNTVDIDEVLSRQAGIEAAIAEEGYEDFLFVITDILNSNSKGLYIGDAASSIEAAFDQKLDNNVIDLPGVVSRKKQVVPPLENQL from the coding sequence ATGGCTAAGACTTTAGTTTTTGGGCACAAGAACCCAGATACAGATACAATCGCATCAGCAATCGCTGCAAGTTATTTATTGAACCAACAAGGTCAAGATACAGAAGCAGTCGCGCAAGGTGAGCCCAACGCTGAAACGCAATTCGCGTTAGATTATTTTAAAGTTAAGCCGCTTCGTGTAATTTCTGAGGCCGATACGAAAACAGTTGTTTTAGTTGACCATAATGAAGCTGCACAATCAGTTGATAATTTAGCTGACGTTACTGTGGAAAACATTTATGATCATCATAAGTTTGCGTTCACAAATTCTACACCCCTGTATATCACTGCTAAGCCATGGGGCTCTGTAGCAACTATTTTGTACTACGAATTCAAACAAGCAAACATTGTTATTCCTGCAGAAATTGCCGGACTACTAGCTTCAGCAATTATATCTGACACATTATTACTCAAGAGCCCAACGACGACATCATACGACCAACCTGCTTTGGAAGCCTTAGCTAAGATTGCCGGACTTGAAGATTATGCTGCCTATGGTTTGGATTTGTTGAAAGCTGGAACAGATTTGTCATCACGCACTGACAAAGAATTAATTGATGGTGATGCAAAGTCATTTGAAATGGGTGGGCATCAATTCCGGATTGGTCAAGTCAACACTGTTGATATTGATGAAGTATTATCTCGTCAGGCAGGAATTGAAGCAGCAATTGCAGAGGAAGGTTATGAAGACTTTTTGTTTGTGATTACTGATATCTTGAATTCAAACTCTAAGGGCTTGTACATTGGAGATGCTGCTTCATCAATTGAAGCAGCATTTGATCAAAAACTTGACAATAATGTAATCGATCTACCAGGTGTTGTTTCTAGAAAGAAGCAAGTAGTTCCCCCATTAGAAAACCAACTCTAA
- the rpmG gene encoding 50S ribosomal protein L33: MRIHVVLGNDETGERIYLTSKNRRNTPDRLELKKYSPKLRKVVTFKEIK, translated from the coding sequence ATGCGTATCCACGTCGTTCTAGGAAATGATGAAACTGGTGAGCGTATCTACTTGACGTCTAAAAATCGTCGTAATACGCCAGACCGCCTTGAGTTAAAGAAGTACTCACCAAAACTTCGCAAAGTAGTAACATTTAAGGAGATTAAGTAA
- the rpsN gene encoding 30S ribosomal protein S14, whose translation MAKKSKIAKAQKREALVAKYADKRAALKAAGDYIGLAALPKDSSPVRVHNRDWIDGRPHAYMREFGMSRLNFRQLAHKGQIPGVRKASW comes from the coding sequence ATGGCAAAGAAGTCAAAGATTGCTAAGGCACAAAAGCGTGAAGCTTTAGTTGCAAAGTACGCTGACAAGCGTGCAGCATTGAAGGCTGCGGGTGACTATATTGGATTGGCAGCTTTGCCAAAGGATTCATCTCCAGTACGCGTTCATAACCGCGATTGGATCGATGGTCGTCCACACGCTTACATGCGTGAATTTGGAATGTCACGTTTGAACTTCCGTCAATTAGCACACAAGGGTCAAATCCCTGGTGTTCGTAAGGCTTCTTGGTAA
- the plsY gene encoding glycerol-3-phosphate 1-O-acyltransferase PlsY — translation MFTTILMFVLSYLIGSLVPGFWVGKIFYHKDIRDEGSGNIGTTNSFRVLGIRAGITVLALDMLKGTAAGLLPLLFHSSINPMLVGIGAILGHTFSIWIGFKGGKAVATSAGVLLAYNPIFFIIIISIFVILLSISSMVSLSSMISFSCAVLISLYYHDWILTIVTTILTIFVFYRHRTNISRIRNGTESTIPFGWYYNHKKSAH, via the coding sequence ATGTTTACTACTATATTAATGTTTGTACTCTCTTACTTGATTGGATCTCTGGTGCCAGGATTTTGGGTAGGTAAAATATTTTACCATAAAGATATTCGCGATGAGGGATCAGGTAACATTGGTACCACCAATTCATTCCGTGTTTTGGGTATCCGAGCTGGCATAACTGTGCTAGCACTTGATATGCTTAAAGGTACGGCAGCAGGTTTGCTTCCCTTATTATTCCATAGTAGCATTAATCCAATGTTAGTGGGTATTGGTGCTATACTGGGACACACGTTCTCCATCTGGATTGGCTTTAAAGGTGGTAAAGCGGTTGCTACTTCAGCTGGTGTATTACTTGCATATAATCCCATATTTTTCATCATTATCATTAGTATTTTCGTTATTTTATTATCAATTAGTTCAATGGTATCTCTGAGCTCTATGATTAGTTTCTCATGCGCCGTCCTAATATCACTATACTATCATGATTGGATACTAACGATAGTTACTACCATATTAACAATTTTTGTTTTCTACCGCCATCGTACAAATATTTCCCGAATCAGAAATGGTACAGAAAGTACTATACCATTTGGGTGGTATTATAACCACAAGAAAAGCGCTCATTGA